Within Wyeomyia smithii strain HCP4-BCI-WySm-NY-G18 chromosome 2, ASM2978416v1, whole genome shotgun sequence, the genomic segment AAACACATCTGTGGCACAAGCCCCGGAGGATATGCGAATTGCTTTTCGGTACAATCAACTGTCCGTTGTAGATCTGGAGCAAAAACCAAGTACTCAAATTGGTCACTTTTTCGACCTGTCCAAGCAAATCTCGGAAAACGAGCTGGCTAAACACGACATAACTTACTGGGACGACAGAGCTCCTGCTCAATCGTCGAAGCTATTTACAAACCCGCGCTATCAAAGTCTTCTAGATGCCATTCACCAAAAATCTAGTGAGCCTCAGTTCAGTCTCACCAAATCCGAGCCGAAGGAAAAGAAGCTCCTTCGCGTTAACATCAACTCGCTCGGCTCTCCGCTGTGGTACGATCAAAACTTCTTCACGGATGCCATCAAGTTCCTAACGATCCTAAAATCGTTCGTCCGAAACTCACTTTGCTGCTGTCTGATTACACTTCCGGTACACCTGTTCCAACACCTACCGGACAACCATCTTACGACGCGCCTTCTGGATCAAACCGACTTCTGCATAGCACTGGAATCTTTTGCCGGTTCGGATAAGGAAACCAATCC encodes:
- the LOC129722777 gene encoding elongator complex protein 4 yields the protein MSSFVKRHGAVTIKGTRASLHSGQTITSCGNPSLDHIFGGGFPIGSVIAIEEDKYVNYSRVLAKYFLAEGLANGHSTLVASLEEDPAELMKKLPIPVEDTASENTSVAQAPEDMRIAFRYNQLSVVDLEQKPSTQIGHFFDLSKQISENELAKHDITYWDDRAPAQSSKLFTNPRYQSLLDAIHQKSSEPQFSLTKSEPKEKKLLRVNINSLGSPLWYDQNFFTDAIKFLTILKSFVRNSLCCCLITLPVHLFQHLPDNHLTTRLLDQTDFCIALESFAGSDKETNPVFKEYHGLLDIVRISALNCLAPFIPETRDLAFKLRRRKFVIEKLHLPPELGEEESGISKPTPGLSCASTGRSKLDF